The stretch of DNA CGTCAAGGAACACAGCGATCTCGTCGGCCAGACGATTTCCGAGTCGGGAATCAGAGATCGAATGGGAGTCACCGTCATCGGCGCGTGGTTCAACGGTGAGTTCGTCCCTGTTCCCGGCCCCGACGACGTAATCGACGACAACACGATCTTGCTCGTCGCGGGTCGTCGTGACGACCTCACGGAACTGAAATCGCGAACGGTGTCGAGCCTGCCACGCCGCCCAAACCGAGTAGTCGTGGGCGGTTACGGCGTCGTCGGTCGAACCGCGGTGGAAACGCTGGCTGCAAACGACGTCGCTACGTTCACCATCGATACCGCCGACGAAGACGGGGTCGATATCGTCGGCAGTGTCACCGACGAAGCAGTCCTGGAGACGGCGGGTGTCTCCGACGGCCAGTCGGTCGTGTTGACCCTCGACGACGATGCGGCATCGATCTACGCGACGCTGGTGATCAAGCAAATGGCGCCGAGCGTCGAAATCATCGTTCGAGCGAACGAAACCGAGAACATTCCGAAGTTCTACCGGGCCGGCGCGGAGTACGTCCTCTCGCTCTCGACAGTGACTGGTCGAATGCTCGCGTCCGCGCTGATCGAGGACGAAGAGATCCTCACGCCGGAGACACAGTTCGAACTCGTCCGGACGACCGCGCCGAAAATCGTCGGTCGAAGTCTCGGGGACGTCGACCTGCGGGCACGGACCGGATGTACCGTCGTTGCGGCCGAGCGCAACGGCGACCTACTGACCGACCTCGGACCGGACTTCGTCGTCCGCGAGGACGACGTGTTGATCGTCGCGGGGAGTGACGAGGCGATCAATCGGTTCGTCGCGGTCGCAACGAGTTAGAACGACGGCAACACCTCCGCCTCGTAGAGCTCGAGCGCCTTCCCTTGCTCCGGGCCGATCTGGTGGTAGTAGACGTGGTCGTAGCCGGCGTCGATCGCCTGCTCGATGCTATCGATGTGGGCCTGTGGGTCCGGTTCAGTGGTGGTCCCCGATTCCGCAATGTCTGCTTTCTCGACCAGCTGGGCGGCCTGCTCGAAGTGTGCAGGCGTCGGCAACTCCTGGCCGAGTTCGCCCGGAAGCGAGCCGTTGGGCCACTGTTCGTAGATCGTCTCGATCGCATCCTCCTCGCTGTCGGCGTAGCAGCCGTGTAGCTGGGTGTATTTCGGCCCGTCGCCGCCGGCGTCCTCGTAGCCATCGACGATGTCCCCCTTCGGCCCGGAACACCAGAGGCCATCCGCGTGGTCTGCTGCCCACCGGGCCGTCTGCGGACCGAATGCACTGGCGACCGTCGTCGGCTGCTCGTCGGGGACCGTATAGAGGCGCGCGTTCTCGACCGTATAGTGCTCGCCGCGGTGACTCGTCGTCTCGCCAGTCCAGAGTTTTCGCATGACGTCTAGCGCTTCCTCGAGTTTTGCGAGGCGGACGTCGTGTTCGGGCCAGCGCTCGCCGGTGATGTGCTCGTTTAGGTTCTCGCCGGTGCCGACGCCGAACGTGAACCGATCGCCGAGCAGTTCGTCGACGGTGGCGACGGCATGGGCGACGTTGACCGGATGGATGCGGGTCGTCGGACAGGTGACACCGACCCCGACCTCGATCTCGTCGGTCGCGTTCGCGATGGCACCTAGCGTCGACCAGACGAACGGCGACTCCCCCTGCGCGGAGATCCACGGGTGGAAGT from Natrinema sp. HArc-T2 encodes:
- a CDS encoding TrkA family potassium uptake protein, with protein sequence MNYWWRRIVLSLVAVFVLVFVYAGIYQAGMAAFEGVNMSYFEALQFVIEALTTAGFGGDSADWQSVPTNLMVIAMNLTGVLLVFLALPLLVVPLFQQALEDRPPESTDLTDHVVICSYTPRSDVLADELEAANVPYVFIDDDPELVVELDNGGVDAIHGELDQAETLRAANVTDARALVTDIDAETNAMVILTARELSSELTIVSVAEDEDVASYHRYAGADEIVRPRRVLGQSLATKATTTISAELRDTIALSEDFTVTELLVKEHSDLVGQTISESGIRDRMGVTVIGAWFNGEFVPVPGPDDVIDDNTILLVAGRRDDLTELKSRTVSSLPRRPNRVVVGGYGVVGRTAVETLAANDVATFTIDTADEDGVDIVGSVTDEAVLETAGVSDGQSVVLTLDDDAASIYATLVIKQMAPSVEIIVRANETENIPKFYRAGAEYVLSLSTVTGRMLASALIEDEEILTPETQFELVRTTAPKIVGRSLGDVDLRARTGCTVVAAERNGDLLTDLGPDFVVREDDVLIVAGSDEAINRFVAVATS
- a CDS encoding TIGR03557 family F420-dependent LLM class oxidoreductase: MPQLGYTLSSEEFGPTELVDIARRAEAAGFDFVSISDHFHPWISAQGESPFVWSTLGAIANATDEIEVGVGVTCPTTRIHPVNVAHAVATVDELLGDRFTFGVGTGENLNEHITGERWPEHDVRLAKLEEALDVMRKLWTGETTSHRGEHYTVENARLYTVPDEQPTTVASAFGPQTARWAADHADGLWCSGPKGDIVDGYEDAGGDGPKYTQLHGCYADSEEDAIETIYEQWPNGSLPGELGQELPTPAHFEQAAQLVEKADIAESGTTTEPDPQAHIDSIEQAIDAGYDHVYYHQIGPEQGKALELYEAEVLPSF